In Pseudomonas fluorescens, a genomic segment contains:
- a CDS encoding efflux RND transporter periplasmic adaptor subunit → MQLKPAVTALVTAVALASLLSGCKKEEAAPPAQIPQVGVVTLQPQAFTLTSELPGRTTAYRIAEVRPQVSGIILKRLFKEGGDVKEGQQLYQIDPSVYEATLKSAQASLTQTKSISDRYKQLVDEQAVSRQEYDTAVANRMTAEANVQTAQINVRYTKVFAPISGRIGRSSVTEGALVSNGQADAMAVIQQLDPIYVDVTQSSAEMLKLRRDLESGQLEKAGANAAKVKLTLEDGSSYGLDGKLEFSEVSVDQTTGSVTLRAVFPNPDHTLLPGMFVHAQLQAGVNSKAILAPQQGVTRDLKGTPTALIVNADNKVEQRELVANRTTGAYWLVEKGLNAGDRVITEGLQFIKPGIEVKVKDAGNAQPAGTAAPAAAAGKGE, encoded by the coding sequence ATGCAACTTAAGCCAGCTGTTACCGCTCTGGTCACTGCCGTCGCCCTGGCATCGCTGCTCAGCGGATGTAAAAAGGAAGAGGCGGCTCCGCCCGCTCAAATTCCTCAGGTCGGCGTGGTCACCCTTCAACCGCAAGCCTTCACCCTGACGTCCGAGCTGCCAGGCCGCACCACCGCCTACCGCATCGCGGAAGTTCGCCCTCAGGTCAGTGGCATCATCCTCAAGCGCCTGTTCAAGGAAGGCGGGGATGTGAAAGAAGGCCAGCAGCTTTATCAGATCGATCCCTCGGTCTATGAGGCCACCCTTAAAAGCGCACAAGCCAGCCTGACGCAGACCAAGTCGATCTCGGATCGCTACAAGCAATTGGTCGACGAACAAGCCGTCAGCCGTCAGGAATACGACACCGCTGTCGCCAACCGCATGACCGCCGAAGCAAACGTTCAAACCGCCCAGATCAACGTGCGCTACACCAAGGTGTTCGCGCCGATTTCCGGGCGTATTGGCCGTTCCTCGGTGACCGAGGGCGCGCTGGTCAGCAATGGCCAGGCCGATGCCATGGCCGTGATCCAGCAACTGGACCCGATCTATGTCGACGTCACACAGTCCTCGGCTGAAATGCTGAAACTGCGCCGCGACCTGGAAAGCGGCCAGTTGGAGAAAGCCGGCGCCAACGCCGCCAAGGTCAAACTGACCCTGGAAGACGGCAGCAGCTACGGCCTGGACGGTAAATTGGAGTTCTCCGAAGTGTCGGTCGACCAGACCACCGGCTCGGTGACCCTGCGCGCGGTGTTCCCCAACCCTGACCACACCCTGCTGCCGGGCATGTTCGTACATGCCCAGTTGCAAGCCGGCGTGAACAGCAAGGCCATCCTGGCGCCGCAGCAAGGCGTGACCCGCGACCTCAAGGGCACCCCGACAGCGCTGATCGTCAATGCCGACAACAAGGTCGAGCAACGTGAACTGGTGGCCAACCGTACGACGGGTGCCTACTGGCTGGTGGAAAAAGGCTTGAACGCCGGTGACCGTGTGATCACCGAAGGCCTGCAATTCATCAAGCCGGGCATCGAAGTCAAGGTCAAGGACGCCGGCAACGCCCAGCCCGCTGGCACCGCTGCTCCTGCTGCCGCTGCTGGCAAAGGGGAGTAA
- a CDS encoding TetR family transcriptional regulator: MVRRTKEEAQETRNQILQAAEHAFYERGVARTTLADIAALAGVTRGAIYWHFSNKADLLQAMLETLHEPLDELARASESEDEVDPLGCMRKLLIHLFHQVVLDPKTRRINEILFHKCEFTDEMCDMRRQRQTHTLECNLRIGLTLRNAVNRGQLPENLDTVRGAVCLHAYIDGLLWQWLLVPDSYALHQEAERWADIGLDMLRLSPNLRN; encoded by the coding sequence ATGGTTCGTCGCACCAAAGAGGAAGCTCAGGAAACGCGCAACCAGATTCTCCAAGCCGCCGAGCATGCCTTTTACGAGCGCGGTGTTGCGCGGACCACGCTGGCGGATATCGCGGCGTTGGCCGGGGTGACGCGGGGCGCCATCTATTGGCATTTCAGCAATAAGGCCGATTTGTTGCAGGCGATGCTGGAAACCCTGCACGAGCCCCTGGATGAATTGGCGCGCGCCAGTGAAAGCGAGGATGAGGTTGACCCGTTGGGGTGCATGCGCAAGTTGCTGATTCATCTGTTTCATCAAGTGGTTCTGGACCCGAAAACCCGACGCATCAATGAGATTTTGTTTCATAAGTGCGAATTCACCGATGAAATGTGTGACATGCGCCGCCAACGCCAGACCCACACCCTCGAATGCAACCTGCGCATCGGCCTGACACTGCGTAACGCGGTGAACCGCGGGCAACTTCCGGAAAACCTCGACACTGTCCGAGGGGCAGTGTGCCTGCATGCCTACATCGACGGGCTGCTCTGGCAATGGCTGCTGGTGCCTGACAGCTACGCGTTGCATCAGGAGGCAGAGCGTTGGGCCGACATAGGGTTGGATATGCTGCGCCTGAGCCCTAACCTGCGCAATTAA
- a CDS encoding alkene reductase, producing the protein MTTIFDPIKLGDLELSNRIIMAPLTRCRADAGRVPNALMAEYYVQRASAGLILSEATSVTPLGVGYPDTPGIWSNDQVRGWANVTKAVHGAGGKIFLQLWHVGRISHESYLNGETPVAPSAIQPKGHVSLVRPLADYPTPRALETAEIADIVDAYRTGAENAKAAGFDGVEIHGANGYLLDQFLQSSTNKRTDQYGGSLENRARLLLEVTDAAIEVWGPGRVGVHLAPRADAHDMGDDNLAETFTYVASELGKRGIAFICSREKEGADSLGPQLKKAFGGPYIANERFTKDSANAWLASGKADAVAFGIPFIANPDLPARLKADAPLNEAHPETFYGKGPVGYIDYPTLPL; encoded by the coding sequence ATGACGACTATTTTCGATCCGATCAAACTGGGCGACCTGGAACTGTCGAACCGCATCATCATGGCGCCGCTGACCCGCTGCCGTGCCGATGCCGGCCGCGTACCCAACGCGCTGATGGCCGAGTACTACGTGCAACGGGCTTCCGCCGGGCTGATCCTCAGCGAAGCCACCTCCGTGACGCCGCTGGGCGTGGGCTACCCGGACACCCCGGGCATCTGGTCCAACGACCAGGTGCGCGGCTGGGCCAATGTGACCAAGGCGGTGCACGGCGCGGGCGGCAAGATCTTCCTGCAACTGTGGCACGTTGGCCGCATCTCCCATGAGTCCTACCTGAACGGTGAGACCCCGGTGGCCCCGAGCGCCATCCAGCCTAAAGGCCACGTCAGCCTGGTGCGCCCACTGGCCGACTACCCGACGCCACGCGCGCTGGAAACCGCTGAAATCGCCGACATCGTCGACGCCTATCGCACCGGGGCCGAGAACGCCAAGGCCGCCGGCTTCGACGGCGTGGAAATCCATGGCGCCAACGGCTACCTGCTCGACCAGTTCCTGCAAAGCAGCACCAACAAGCGCACCGATCAATACGGCGGCTCCCTGGAAAACCGCGCACGGCTGTTGCTGGAAGTGACCGATGCCGCCATCGAAGTCTGGGGCCCCGGCCGTGTGGGCGTGCACCTGGCACCCCGCGCCGACGCCCATGACATGGGTGACGACAACTTGGCGGAAACCTTTACCTACGTCGCCAGCGAACTGGGCAAGCGAGGCATTGCCTTTATCTGCTCGCGTGAAAAGGAAGGTGCCGACAGCCTCGGCCCGCAACTGAAAAAAGCCTTCGGCGGCCCCTATATCGCCAACGAACGTTTCACCAAGGACAGCGCTAATGCCTGGCTGGCCTCGGGCAAGGCGGATGCGGTGGCCTTCGGCATACCGTTCATTGCCAACCCGGACCTGCCGGCTCGCCTGAAGGCCGATGCGCCGTTGAACGAAGCGCACCCGGAAACCTTCTACGGCAAAGGGCCAGTTGGTTACATCGACTACCCGACCCTGCCGCTGTAA
- a CDS encoding MFS transporter: protein MPLSLLILALSAFAIGTTEFVIMGLLPDVAADLGVSIPGAGWLVTGYALGVAIGAPFMALATAKLPRKAALVALMGIFIIGNLLCALASDYNVLMFARVVTALCHGAFFGIGSVVAANLVPANKRASAVALMFTGLTLANVLGVPLGTALGQQAGWRSTFWAVTVIGVIALIGLIRFLPAKRDEEKLDMRAELAALKGAGIWLSLSMTALFAASMFTLFTYVAPLLGDVTGVSPKGVTWTLLLIGLGLTVGNIIGGKLADKRLAATLIGVFISMAVVSTALTWTSVAVIPTEITLFLWATASFAAVPALQINVVTFGKAAPNLVSTLNIGAFNIGNALGAWVGGSVIANGFGLTSVPLAAAALAILALLVTLITFRQSGDADLAPATN from the coding sequence ATGCCCCTCTCGCTCCTCATCCTGGCCCTGAGCGCCTTCGCCATCGGCACCACCGAGTTCGTCATCATGGGCCTGTTGCCCGATGTGGCGGCGGACCTGGGTGTGTCGATTCCCGGTGCCGGCTGGCTGGTCACCGGCTACGCCCTGGGCGTGGCGATCGGCGCACCGTTCATGGCACTGGCGACCGCCAAGCTGCCACGCAAGGCCGCCCTGGTAGCGTTGATGGGCATCTTCATTATCGGCAACCTGCTTTGCGCCCTGGCCAGTGACTACAACGTGCTGATGTTTGCCCGTGTGGTCACCGCGCTGTGCCACGGTGCGTTCTTTGGTATCGGTTCGGTGGTGGCGGCCAACCTGGTGCCGGCCAACAAACGCGCTTCGGCCGTCGCCTTGATGTTCACCGGCCTGACCCTGGCCAACGTACTCGGTGTGCCATTGGGTACCGCCCTGGGCCAGCAAGCCGGCTGGCGCTCGACCTTCTGGGCGGTGACCGTCATTGGCGTGATCGCCTTGATCGGCCTGATCCGTTTCCTGCCGGCCAAGCGGGACGAAGAAAAACTCGACATGCGCGCCGAACTGGCCGCCCTCAAAGGGGCTGGCATCTGGCTGTCGCTGAGCATGACGGCACTGTTCGCCGCGTCGATGTTCACCCTTTTCACTTACGTGGCACCACTGCTTGGTGATGTCACCGGCGTATCGCCCAAGGGCGTGACCTGGACCCTGCTGCTGATCGGCCTGGGCCTCACCGTGGGCAACATCATCGGCGGCAAGCTGGCGGACAAACGCCTGGCGGCCACCCTGATTGGCGTATTCATCAGCATGGCGGTGGTCTCCACCGCACTGACCTGGACCAGCGTCGCCGTGATCCCGACCGAGATCACCCTGTTCCTGTGGGCCACCGCTTCATTTGCCGCCGTACCTGCGCTGCAGATCAACGTGGTGACCTTCGGCAAGGCCGCACCGAACCTGGTGTCCACCCTGAACATCGGCGCCTTCAACATCGGCAACGCCCTCGGCGCCTGGGTCGGCGGCAGCGTGATTGCCAATGGTTTCGGCCTGACCAGCGTGCCCTTGGCGGCTGCGGCCCTGGCGATCCTGGCCCTGCTGGTAACCCTGATTACTTTCCGTCAGAGCGGCGATGCCGACCTGGCCCCTGCGACCAACTGA
- a CDS encoding ArsR/SmtB family transcription factor: protein MSIDLDEIIKALAHPVRRDILTWLKDPKVQFPEQLHNHEYGICAGQIDQRCGLSQSTVSAHLATLQRAGLISSQKAGQWHFFKRNEETIQAFLAALVTELSPEVSSEMRAPL, encoded by the coding sequence ATGTCCATTGACCTCGACGAAATAATAAAAGCCCTGGCACACCCAGTACGACGAGACATTCTCACCTGGCTCAAAGACCCGAAAGTGCAGTTCCCCGAGCAACTGCACAACCACGAATACGGTATCTGCGCCGGCCAGATCGACCAGCGTTGCGGTTTGTCCCAGTCCACCGTGTCGGCCCACCTGGCCACCTTGCAACGGGCGGGATTGATCAGCAGCCAGAAGGCCGGGCAGTGGCACTTTTTCAAACGCAACGAGGAAACCATCCAGGCTTTTCTCGCGGCACTCGTTACTGAACTCAGCCCTGAAGTCAGTTCTGAAATGCGCGCACCGCTTTAA
- a CDS encoding ACP phosphodiesterase, with amino-acid sequence MNYLAHLHLGGQLPAQLLGSLYGDFVKGRLQGQFSPPIEAAIQLHRSIDRFTDSHPLVGEALSRFSLTRRRYAGIVLDVFFDHCLARDWALYAEQPLERFTSQVYRVLAAEPQLPGRLAQIAPFMAADDWLGSYREFAMMEPVLRGISRRLTQPDELGHAMQELRILYEPLSKDFSAFYPELQAFAQRQLNTGI; translated from the coding sequence ATGAATTATCTCGCACATCTGCACCTGGGCGGCCAACTTCCTGCTCAACTGCTGGGCAGTCTGTATGGCGACTTTGTCAAAGGCCGCCTGCAAGGCCAGTTCAGCCCGCCCATCGAAGCGGCGATCCAGTTGCATCGCTCGATCGACCGCTTTACCGACAGCCACCCGTTGGTCGGCGAGGCGTTGTCGCGCTTCAGCCTGACCCGCCGACGCTACGCCGGGATCGTCCTCGATGTGTTTTTCGATCACTGCCTGGCGCGGGATTGGGCGCTGTATGCCGAGCAGCCCCTGGAGCGCTTCACCTCGCAGGTGTACCGCGTGCTCGCGGCCGAACCGCAATTGCCGGGACGGTTGGCGCAGATTGCACCCTTTATGGCGGCGGATGATTGGCTCGGTTCGTACCGGGAGTTCGCGATGATGGAGCCGGTGTTGCGCGGGATTTCGCGGCGGCTCACGCAGCCTGATGAGCTGGGGCATGCGATGCAGGAATTGCGGATTCTGTATGAGCCGCTGAGCAAAGACTTCAGTGCGTTCTACCCGGAGCTACAGGCGTTCGCACAACGCCAACTGAATACCGGGATCTAA
- a CDS encoding lysophospholipid acyltransferase family protein, with protein MRRLRVYGRIARVLLVVALGLSMASVFGVFERLGVANSMVRRQRWSRFFMARLTNALPFRVTVHGELPQTPMLWVSNHVSWTDIPLLGMVTPMSFLSKAEVRTWPVAGWLAAKAGSLFIRRGSGDSQLIRKQMTRHLEQQHPLLMFPEGTTTDGRSLRTFHGRLLASAIDADVSLQPVAIRYLRDGQVDPLAPFIGDDDLLSHLMRLFGNDQGDVEIHVLKPIACAGQERAALAFQAQQAVQKALFGALPETEQIAVRPAFAA; from the coding sequence ATGCGCCGCCTGCGCGTGTACGGGCGCATCGCCCGCGTGCTGCTGGTGGTGGCGCTGGGCTTGAGCATGGCCAGTGTGTTTGGTGTGTTCGAGCGCCTGGGCGTGGCTAACTCGATGGTGCGGCGCCAACGTTGGTCGCGGTTCTTTATGGCGCGATTGACCAATGCCCTGCCCTTTCGGGTGACGGTGCACGGCGAGTTGCCGCAGACACCGATGCTGTGGGTGAGCAATCACGTGTCGTGGACCGATATCCCGCTGCTGGGCATGGTCACGCCGATGTCGTTTTTGTCCAAGGCCGAAGTGCGCACCTGGCCGGTGGCCGGCTGGTTGGCGGCGAAGGCCGGTAGCTTATTTATCCGTCGCGGTTCGGGCGACAGCCAGTTGATCCGCAAGCAAATGACCCGCCACCTGGAGCAACAGCACCCGCTGCTTATGTTCCCCGAAGGCACCACCACCGACGGGCGCAGCCTGCGTACCTTTCACGGGCGCTTGCTGGCCAGTGCGATCGATGCCGATGTATCGCTGCAACCGGTGGCGATCCGTTATCTGCGCGACGGGCAAGTGGACCCGCTGGCACCGTTTATTGGCGATGATGATTTGCTCTCGCACCTGATGCGCCTGTTCGGCAATGACCAGGGCGACGTGGAGATCCATGTGCTCAAGCCGATTGCCTGCGCCGGGCAGGAACGCGCGGCGCTGGCGTTCCAGGCGCAGCAGGCGGTGCAGAAGGCATTGTTTGGGGCCCTGCCGGAAACAGAACAGATTGCGGTTCGGCCGGCCTTCGCGGCCTGA
- the olsB gene encoding L-ornithine N(alpha)-acyltransferase, whose amino-acid sequence MTQIARISDTGNERRLQAERLVGAKALQEAQALRFNVFSGEFNAKLKGAELGLDMDDYDVHCSHIGVRDLNSGRLVATTRLLDHQAASSLGRFYSEEEFSLHGLLHLQGPILEIGRTCVDPAYRNGGTIAVLWGELAEVLNQGGYSYLMGCASIPMHDGGIQAHAIMQRLRERYLCNEHLRAEPKKPLPALDLPSNVIAEMPPLLKAYMRLGAKICGEPCWDEDFQVADVFILLKRDELCPRYARHFKAAM is encoded by the coding sequence ATGACTCAGATCGCCCGCATCAGCGACACCGGCAATGAACGCCGTCTGCAAGCCGAACGCCTGGTTGGCGCAAAGGCCTTGCAGGAAGCCCAGGCCCTGCGGTTCAACGTGTTCAGCGGCGAATTCAACGCCAAGCTGAAAGGCGCGGAATTGGGGCTGGACATGGATGACTATGATGTTCACTGCAGCCACATCGGCGTGCGGGATTTGAACAGCGGTCGACTGGTCGCCACCACCCGTTTACTCGACCACCAGGCCGCCAGCAGCCTGGGTCGGTTCTACAGCGAAGAAGAATTCAGCCTGCATGGCCTCCTGCATTTACAGGGCCCGATCCTGGAAATCGGTCGCACCTGTGTCGACCCCGCCTACCGCAACGGCGGCACCATCGCCGTGTTATGGGGCGAGTTGGCCGAGGTGCTTAACCAGGGCGGCTACAGCTACCTGATGGGGTGTGCGAGCATCCCGATGCACGACGGCGGCATCCAGGCCCACGCCATCATGCAACGCCTGCGCGAACGCTACCTGTGCAACGAACATCTGCGCGCCGAGCCGAAAAAACCTCTGCCGGCGCTGGATCTGCCGTCCAACGTGATCGCGGAAATGCCACCGCTGCTCAAGGCCTATATGCGCCTGGGTGCGAAGATCTGCGGCGAGCCGTGCTGGGATGAGGATTTCCAAGTGGCCGACGTGTTTATCCTGCTCAAGCGCGATGAACTGTGCCCGCGTTACGCACGCCACTTCAAGGCGGCCATGTGA
- a CDS encoding serine hydrolase domain-containing protein → MVRGLLCVALLSVTVTAHAETWPDKEWAKAPPLSGPAVDALNAYAFPARDDTHRQGIRTDALLVIRDGAVVYERYAEPTTASTPHLTWSVSKSLMATVLGVAYGEKRFKLTDPVARFYPPMKQHPTVSMADLLHWASGLDWQEDYEFAPLKSSVVAMLYTRGRADMAEFTAGMDAASAPGRVFRYSSGDSNLLSAALKGMLGHKAYMSYPWDALFKPLGIHNATWETDADETFVASSYAYLTARDLARVGLLMARDGRWGDQQLLPEDWVAFNRKPFDPYKAGQDEAVPGGHWWLNREVQGAARPWPDAPADTFAALGHWGQALYVMPDEHLVIVRYGDDRDGSYRHNELLKRVLAAVQP, encoded by the coding sequence ATGGTCCGAGGCCTGTTGTGCGTTGCCCTGCTGTCAGTCACCGTTACTGCCCATGCTGAAACCTGGCCTGACAAGGAGTGGGCCAAGGCCCCGCCGCTCTCCGGTCCTGCTGTCGATGCCTTGAATGCCTATGCATTCCCCGCGCGTGACGACACCCATCGCCAAGGTATTCGAACCGACGCGCTGCTGGTGATTCGCGATGGCGCAGTCGTCTATGAGCGCTACGCCGAACCCACCACCGCGAGCACGCCGCACTTGACCTGGTCGGTCAGCAAAAGCCTGATGGCGACGGTGCTCGGCGTGGCCTATGGCGAAAAACGCTTCAAGTTGACTGACCCGGTGGCGCGCTTCTATCCGCCAATGAAACAGCACCCGACGGTCAGCATGGCCGACCTGCTGCACTGGGCCTCGGGCCTGGATTGGCAGGAAGACTACGAGTTCGCCCCGCTGAAATCCTCGGTCGTCGCGATGCTCTATACCCGTGGCCGCGCCGACATGGCGGAATTCACCGCCGGCATGGACGCCGCCAGTGCACCGGGCCGGGTCTTCCGTTACTCCAGCGGCGACAGCAACCTATTGTCCGCGGCCCTCAAAGGGATGCTCGGCCACAAGGCCTACATGAGTTACCCCTGGGATGCGTTGTTCAAGCCGTTGGGTATTCACAACGCCACCTGGGAAACCGATGCCGACGAAACCTTTGTCGCCTCGTCCTACGCCTACCTCACCGCGCGCGACCTGGCGCGCGTCGGCCTGCTGATGGCGCGCGACGGCCGCTGGGGCGATCAACAATTGCTGCCCGAAGACTGGGTTGCTTTCAACCGTAAACCTTTCGACCCATACAAGGCCGGCCAGGACGAAGCCGTCCCCGGCGGCCATTGGTGGCTTAATCGCGAAGTGCAGGGCGCTGCCCGACCCTGGCCCGATGCCCCCGCCGATACCTTCGCCGCCCTCGGGCACTGGGGGCAGGCGCTGTATGTGATGCCGGATGAGCACCTGGTGATCGTGCGCTATGGCGATGATCGCGACGGCAGCTATCGCCATAACGAACTGCTCAAGCGCGTGCTTGCGGCGGTGCAACCATGA
- a CDS encoding amidase, translating to MIRRRPFTSLFLVLLLALLGWVWHERVNLQAFPDIIAAYTAKEYCSCRYVADNPAEYCRGYVKQYVPISAFTDDPKRSEVTASGLGRTHTARWLGEHQGCRLIP from the coding sequence ATGATTCGTCGTCGGCCGTTCACCAGCCTTTTTCTCGTGCTGTTGCTTGCCCTGTTGGGCTGGGTCTGGCACGAGCGCGTCAACCTGCAAGCCTTCCCCGACATCATCGCGGCGTATACGGCCAAGGAGTACTGCTCGTGCCGGTATGTGGCGGACAATCCAGCCGAGTATTGCCGGGGGTATGTGAAGCAGTACGTGCCGATCAGTGCGTTCACCGATGACCCGAAGCGCAGTGAAGTCACCGCCAGTGGATTGGGGCGTACCCATACCGCCAGATGGTTGGGCGAACACCAGGGGTGCCGCCTCATCCCCTGA
- a CDS encoding YceI family protein, translated as MFNASVIKPLAFAVLAAAAVPAHADWYLDNESSRLSFVTTKNTEIAEVQRFLVLHGKVDSKGAAQLEVELESVSSGIPLRDERMRNQLFEIKTFPEALISAQINLQPINDLAPGAQLELRLPMSVTLHGKTQTYNAELLATRLDDRRFQVVTLEPLVLHAEDFDLAPGVAALRKVAGLKSISLSVPVGAVLIFTAR; from the coding sequence ATGTTCAACGCGTCTGTCATCAAACCCCTGGCCTTCGCCGTGCTGGCCGCTGCCGCAGTGCCTGCCCATGCCGACTGGTACCTGGATAACGAATCCTCACGCCTGTCGTTCGTCACCACCAAAAACACCGAGATCGCCGAGGTGCAGCGCTTCCTGGTGCTGCACGGCAAGGTCGACAGCAAGGGCGCTGCGCAATTGGAGGTGGAGCTGGAATCGGTCAGCAGTGGCATCCCGCTGCGTGATGAGCGCATGCGCAATCAACTGTTCGAGATCAAGACCTTCCCTGAAGCGCTGATCAGTGCGCAGATCAACCTGCAACCCATCAATGACCTGGCCCCTGGCGCGCAATTGGAATTGCGCCTGCCCATGAGCGTCACGTTGCATGGCAAGACCCAGACCTACAACGCCGAGCTGCTGGCCACGCGCCTGGATGACCGGCGTTTCCAGGTGGTCACCCTGGAACCGTTGGTGTTGCACGCCGAGGATTTCGACCTGGCACCCGGTGTGGCGGCATTGCGCAAGGTGGCTGGGCTCAAGTCGATCAGTTTGTCGGTGCCGGTGGGTGCGGTGCTGATCTTTACGGCGCGCTGA
- a CDS encoding phospholipase D-like domain-containing protein, whose amino-acid sequence MSGAVFPWRSANRFELLIDGPQFFPQMLVGIARAERQVELELYLVEAGACAEAMVQALVLAAGRGVRVRCLFDDYGSLAFTLGLRKRLTDAGVELRFYNRLSWRRWMRNLYRDHRKLLLIDQQIAVVGGTGVTDEFWTPGQDTADWHEVMVQISGPLVLDWQALFDRQWHANSARREWKPATHFGLPRLPKVPATGPGLGRVAYADARQHRDILQSLIRALNSGKHRIWLATPYFLPTWGVRRALRRAAGRGVDVRLLLTGPRTDHPSVRYAGHRYYPRLLRSGVQIFEYQPCFLHLKMVLVDDWVSIGSCNFDHWNLRFNLEANLEALDPELTRDVVDSFERDFTQSQAVSLEAWKSRPLWRRVKQRVWGWIDRLVVNVLDRRG is encoded by the coding sequence GTGAGCGGCGCAGTGTTCCCGTGGCGCAGCGCCAACCGGTTCGAGTTGTTGATCGACGGCCCGCAGTTTTTTCCGCAGATGCTGGTGGGCATTGCCCGGGCAGAGCGTCAGGTGGAGCTGGAGCTGTACCTGGTGGAAGCCGGGGCCTGCGCCGAAGCCATGGTGCAGGCGCTGGTGTTGGCGGCTGGGCGTGGCGTGCGGGTGCGTTGCTTGTTTGATGATTACGGCAGCCTGGCGTTTACCCTCGGGTTGCGCAAACGCTTGACGGATGCCGGGGTGGAACTGCGCTTTTACAATCGCTTGAGCTGGCGGCGCTGGATGCGCAACCTGTATCGCGACCACCGCAAGCTGTTGCTGATCGACCAGCAAATCGCCGTGGTCGGCGGCACGGGCGTGACCGATGAATTCTGGACCCCAGGGCAAGACACCGCTGACTGGCATGAAGTGATGGTGCAGATCAGCGGGCCGCTGGTGCTGGATTGGCAGGCGTTGTTCGACCGGCAATGGCACGCGAACAGCGCGCGCCGGGAGTGGAAGCCCGCCACTCATTTCGGTTTGCCGCGCCTGCCCAAGGTGCCCGCGACGGGGCCAGGCCTGGGGCGCGTGGCGTATGCCGATGCGCGCCAGCACCGCGACATCCTGCAATCGTTGATTCGCGCCTTGAACAGCGGCAAGCACCGCATCTGGTTGGCCACCCCGTACTTCCTGCCCACCTGGGGGGTACGCCGTGCCTTGCGCCGAGCGGCGGGACGCGGGGTCGATGTGCGTCTGCTGCTCACCGGGCCACGCACCGATCACCCCTCCGTACGCTATGCCGGGCACCGTTATTACCCGCGCCTGCTGCGCTCGGGTGTGCAGATATTCGAGTACCAGCCGTGCTTCCTGCACCTGAAGATGGTGTTGGTGGATGACTGGGTCAGCATCGGCTCATGCAATTTCGACCACTGGAACCTGCGCTTCAACCTGGAAGCCAACCTGGAAGCGTTGGACCCTGAGTTGACGCGGGACGTGGTGGACAGCTTCGAGCGGGATTTTACCCAGAGCCAGGCGGTGAGCCTGGAAGCGTGGAAATCGCGGCCGTTGTGGCGGCGGGTGAAGCAGCGGGTGTGGGGCTGGATTGATCGCTTGGTGGTGAACGTGCTGGATCGGCGCGGCTAG